From the genome of Streptomyces sp. NBC_01341, one region includes:
- a CDS encoding ABC transporter substrate-binding protein has translation MFYRASLQATAAVASLSVLAGCGLLSDSSSETDQRISVGTTSSPSTLDPAAAWDGSWELMRNVFQTLVSFPTGSTSPEPDAAESCGFTDSSSISYSCTLKSGLKFSNGEKVDADAVKHSIDRIKKIKVKGGPAGLLGSLDRVETKGGDTVVFHLGKADATFPFILATPAMSIVAPGDYPADRIRDDGKVTGSGPYVLESYEPGNKAELTKNPGYKGFADRKNTAVTIRYFKDSTPMVAALKDKEIDATYRGLTAEEVVGLEDNKKDNDGLQIVETVGADIRFLVFNPTDAAVGKLPVRRAIAQLVDRDALVAKVYRGTAEPLYSMVPKGIAGHTTSFFDSFGDPDPAKAEKILTGAGITEPVELTLWFTTDRYGSSTAPEFAELKRQLEASGLFRVKLRSAPWTTFQEGFTKGDYPVFGRGWFPDFPDPDNFIAPFVGRDSVTGTPYLTDEITQELLPSSRKESDRGSVSKQFKRAQEILVEDVRLLPLWQGKLYVAAGEDIGGGERALDPQTVMQMWELYRKTSW, from the coding sequence GTGTTCTACCGGGCCAGCCTGCAGGCCACTGCGGCCGTTGCTTCCCTGTCCGTTCTTGCCGGTTGCGGCCTGTTGTCGGACAGCAGTTCCGAGACGGACCAGCGGATATCGGTCGGGACGACGAGCTCGCCCTCGACCCTCGATCCGGCGGCGGCCTGGGACGGCTCCTGGGAGCTGATGAGGAACGTCTTCCAGACCCTGGTGAGCTTCCCGACCGGCAGCACCAGCCCCGAGCCTGACGCGGCGGAGTCGTGCGGGTTCACCGATTCCTCGAGCATATCCTACAGCTGCACCCTGAAGTCCGGGCTGAAATTCTCCAACGGTGAGAAGGTCGACGCGGACGCCGTCAAGCACTCGATCGATCGTATCAAAAAGATCAAGGTGAAGGGCGGCCCGGCGGGTCTGCTCGGTTCTCTCGACCGGGTGGAGACCAAGGGCGGCGACACGGTCGTCTTCCACCTCGGCAAGGCGGACGCGACCTTCCCCTTCATCCTCGCGACCCCCGCGATGTCGATCGTCGCGCCCGGTGACTACCCCGCCGACAGGATCCGCGACGACGGGAAGGTCACCGGATCGGGGCCGTACGTCCTGGAGTCGTACGAGCCCGGCAACAAGGCCGAGCTGACGAAGAACCCCGGCTACAAGGGCTTCGCCGACCGGAAGAACACCGCTGTCACGATCCGCTACTTCAAGGACTCCACCCCCATGGTGGCGGCCCTGAAGGACAAGGAGATCGACGCCACCTACCGAGGTCTGACCGCCGAGGAGGTCGTCGGCCTCGAGGACAACAAGAAGGACAACGACGGTCTCCAGATCGTCGAGACGGTCGGCGCCGACATCCGCTTCCTGGTGTTCAACCCCACGGATGCGGCCGTCGGGAAGCTCCCCGTCAGGCGCGCGATCGCGCAGCTCGTGGACCGCGACGCCCTCGTCGCCAAGGTCTACCGGGGCACAGCGGAACCGCTCTACTCCATGGTCCCCAAGGGCATCGCCGGTCACACCACCAGCTTCTTCGACTCCTTCGGCGACCCGGACCCGGCCAAGGCCGAGAAGATCCTCACCGGCGCGGGCATCACCGAACCCGTCGAGCTGACTCTGTGGTTCACCACCGACCGCTACGGCTCCTCCACCGCTCCCGAGTTCGCCGAGCTCAAGAGACAGCTCGAAGCGTCCGGCCTGTTCCGGGTCAAGCTGAGGAGCGCGCCCTGGACGACCTTCCAGGAGGGCTTCACCAAGGGCGACTACCCCGTCTTCGGGCGGGGGTGGTTCCCCGACTTCCCGGACCCGGACAACTTCATCGCCCCGTTCGTGGGACGGGACAGTGTCACCGGCACCCCCTACCTGACCGACGAGATCACCCAGGAACTGCTGCCGTCCTCCCGCAAGGAGAGCGACCGCGGTTCCGTCTCCAAGCAGTTCAAGCGGGCGCAGGAGATCCTCGTGGAGGACGTCCGGCTGCTCCCGCTGTGGCAGGGCAAGCTCTACGTCGCGGCGGGCGAGGACATCGGCGGCGGCGAGCGCGCACTCGACCCGCAGACCGTCATGCAGATGTGGGAGTTGTACCGCAAGACCAGCTGGTAG
- a CDS encoding DUF3037 domain-containing protein codes for MSQRDVFEYAVLRVVPRVERGECFNAGVLVYCRAKSFVAARTLLDEDKLRALDPQADVVGVRAALRAVEGVCGGGRAAGQAAEDDAGRRFRWLIAPRSTVVQPGVVHSGLTTDPAAEVERLLDLLVR; via the coding sequence ATGAGTCAGCGCGATGTCTTCGAGTACGCGGTCCTGCGGGTCGTCCCGCGCGTCGAGCGCGGCGAGTGCTTCAACGCCGGGGTACTGGTGTACTGCCGTGCCAAGTCCTTCGTGGCGGCGCGGACGCTCCTGGACGAGGACAAGCTCAGGGCCCTGGACCCGCAGGCCGACGTGGTCGGCGTGCGAGCCGCCCTGCGTGCGGTGGAAGGCGTCTGCGGAGGCGGCCGAGCCGCCGGTCAGGCGGCAGAGGACGACGCCGGGCGCCGCTTCCGCTGGCTCATCGCGCCGCGCTCCACGGTCGTCCAGCCGGGTGTCGTGCACAGCGGTCTGACCACGGACCCGGCGGCCGAGGTGGAGAGGCTGCTCGACCTGCTGGTCCGCTGA
- a CDS encoding TetR/AcrR family transcriptional regulator encodes MPPRSASAGTTRPSEPSRADRIADAALALLAERGMRGLTHRAVDERAGLPQGSTSNQARTREALLEAAVRRLAELEARVLAPGELPADGGPDRMAAGLAHALHRYLTGGTALLVCRYELALEATRRPALREFYDEAGRRFREPLVALMAAAGSSEPERHALSVVAWAEGMMFACAAGSYHRAVPTEAQLTTGCAELLRGMLGTGPA; translated from the coding sequence ATGCCCCCACGCTCCGCTTCCGCAGGCACCACCCGCCCGTCCGAGCCCTCCCGTGCCGATCGGATCGCCGATGCCGCGCTGGCGCTGCTCGCGGAGCGCGGCATGAGGGGCCTCACCCACCGGGCCGTGGACGAGCGGGCCGGGCTCCCCCAGGGGTCCACGTCGAATCAGGCCCGCACCCGGGAGGCCCTGCTGGAGGCGGCCGTGCGCCGGCTCGCCGAACTCGAGGCGCGGGTGCTCGCCCCCGGGGAACTTCCCGCGGACGGCGGTCCCGACCGCATGGCGGCCGGGCTCGCACACGCACTGCACCGCTACCTGACCGGCGGCACCGCCCTGCTGGTGTGCCGCTACGAGCTGGCCCTGGAGGCCACCAGGCGGCCAGCGCTGCGGGAGTTCTACGACGAGGCGGGCAGACGGTTCCGCGAACCGCTGGTCGCCCTGATGGCCGCCGCCGGGTCGAGTGAACCGGAGCGCCACGCCCTGTCCGTCGTGGCCTGGGCCGAGGGGATGATGTTCGCCTGCGCGGCCGGGTCGTACCACCGGGCCGTGCCGACGGAGGCCCAACTGACCACCGGCTGCGCGGAACTGCTGCGCGGGATGCTGGGTACGGGGCCCGCTTGA
- the fabG gene encoding 3-oxoacyl-ACP reductase FabG, producing the protein MSTTEQRVAIVTGAARGIGAATAVRLAAEGRAVAVLDLDEAACKDTVEKITEAGGKALAVGCDVSDSAQVEAAVARVAAELGAPTILVNNAGVLRDNLLFKMSESDWDLVMNVHLKGAFLMAKAVQAHMVEAKFGRIVSLSSSSALGNRGQANYSAVKAGLQGFTKTLAKELGKFGVTANAVAPGFIVTEMTAQTAARVGMGFEEFQAAAATQIPVQRVGHPEDIANAIAFFTGDAAGFVSGQVMYVAGGPLN; encoded by the coding sequence ATGTCCACCACCGAGCAGCGCGTCGCCATCGTGACGGGAGCGGCGCGGGGCATCGGCGCCGCCACCGCCGTACGCCTGGCGGCCGAGGGCCGCGCCGTCGCCGTACTCGACCTCGACGAGGCCGCGTGCAAGGACACGGTCGAGAAGATCACCGAGGCCGGGGGCAAGGCCCTCGCCGTCGGGTGCGATGTGTCGGACAGCGCGCAGGTGGAGGCAGCCGTCGCGCGCGTGGCCGCCGAGCTCGGCGCCCCGACCATCCTGGTGAACAACGCGGGTGTGCTCCGCGACAACCTGCTCTTCAAGATGAGCGAGTCCGACTGGGACCTCGTCATGAACGTCCACCTCAAGGGCGCGTTCCTGATGGCGAAGGCCGTCCAGGCGCACATGGTGGAGGCCAAGTTCGGCCGGATCGTCTCGCTGTCCTCCTCGTCGGCGCTGGGCAACCGCGGCCAGGCCAACTACTCCGCGGTCAAGGCCGGCCTCCAGGGCTTCACCAAGACGCTCGCCAAGGAGCTCGGCAAGTTCGGCGTCACCGCCAACGCCGTGGCGCCGGGCTTCATCGTCACCGAGATGACCGCGCAGACCGCGGCCCGGGTCGGCATGGGCTTCGAGGAGTTCCAGGCCGCCGCCGCCACCCAGATCCCCGTCCAGCGCGTCGGGCACCCCGAGGACATCGCCAACGCCATCGCGTTCTTCACGGGCGACGCCGCGGGTTTCGTGTCCGGGCAGGTCATGTACGTCGCCGGCGGACCGCTCAACTGA
- a CDS encoding SDR family oxidoreductase, giving the protein MTVQDSGKVALITGASRGIGYGVAEAFVARGDRVVITGRGEDALKEAVEKLGADRAVGVAGKAHDEAHQAAAVERAMEAFGRVDFLVNNAGTNPVFGPMAELDLGVARKVYETNVISALGFAQQTWKAWQKDNGGAIVNIASVAGVSASPFIGAYGMSKAAMVNLTLQLAHEFAPVVRVNAIAPAVVKTKFAQALYEGREAEAAAAYPLGRLGVPEDIGGAAAFLTSAQSDWVTGQTLVVDGGIFLNAGVA; this is encoded by the coding sequence ATGACTGTGCAGGACAGTGGCAAGGTCGCGCTCATCACGGGCGCGAGCCGGGGTATCGGTTACGGCGTCGCGGAGGCGTTCGTCGCCCGGGGCGACCGGGTCGTCATCACCGGACGCGGCGAGGACGCGCTGAAGGAGGCCGTCGAGAAGCTCGGCGCCGACCGGGCGGTCGGCGTCGCGGGCAAGGCACACGACGAGGCTCACCAGGCGGCTGCCGTCGAGCGTGCCATGGAGGCGTTCGGCCGGGTCGACTTCCTGGTCAACAACGCCGGAACGAACCCCGTGTTCGGGCCGATGGCCGAACTCGACCTCGGGGTGGCACGCAAGGTCTACGAGACGAACGTGATCTCGGCGCTCGGGTTCGCTCAGCAGACCTGGAAGGCCTGGCAGAAGGACAACGGCGGCGCCATCGTCAACATCGCCTCCGTCGCCGGTGTCTCCGCGTCGCCGTTCATCGGCGCCTACGGGATGAGCAAGGCGGCCATGGTCAACCTGACCCTCCAGCTGGCGCACGAGTTCGCCCCGGTCGTGCGGGTCAATGCGATCGCCCCGGCCGTGGTGAAGACCAAGTTCGCCCAGGCGCTCTACGAGGGCCGTGAGGCGGAGGCCGCGGCCGCGTACCCGCTGGGCCGGCTCGGTGTGCCTGAGGACATCGGAGGAGCCGCCGCGTTCCTCACGTCCGCGCAGTCCGACTGGGTCACGGGTCAGACGCTCGTGGTCGACGGCGGCATTTTCCTGAATGCCGGTGTGGCCTGA
- a CDS encoding FAD-dependent monooxygenase — MGTSRAVVVGSGIGGLAAAAALHRSGWQVTVLERAASPAPIGAGISLSPNSQRALDVIGLGDEVRSLAAWQGDGGMRTPSGRWLARTDSAAAAERFGGPLVLLHRSALIGLLRSRLPESAVHTATAAELVSPGRADGRRAGVRTSRGDLDADLVIGADGIGSTVRDTLFPGHPGPSYSGFTTWRVIAPGLGRPFSSHETWGRGALWGSHPMKDGRIYAYAAAAVPAGGSAVDDEKAELLRRYGDWHDPIPGIIASVGAGQVLRHDVHHLADPLPAFHRGRAVLVGDSAHAMAPFLGQGGNQAIEDAVVLAHHVAPDGDLGAGLAAYSAARVPRTTAMVRKAARVSRLTGLSGGPAVALRDGLMSAVSRLGPGLVLRTFDGIADWRPPQRTYAAGTGDGRTTRP; from the coding sequence ATGGGGACATCCAGAGCGGTGGTCGTCGGAAGCGGCATCGGAGGTCTGGCCGCCGCGGCGGCGCTGCACCGGAGCGGCTGGCAGGTCACCGTCCTCGAACGCGCCGCCTCGCCGGCACCCATCGGCGCGGGCATCAGCCTCTCGCCCAACTCCCAGCGCGCCCTGGACGTCATCGGCCTCGGCGACGAGGTCAGATCCCTGGCCGCCTGGCAGGGCGACGGAGGCATGCGCACGCCGTCCGGGCGCTGGCTCGCCCGCACGGACAGTGCCGCGGCCGCCGAGCGTTTCGGCGGCCCGCTGGTCCTGCTCCACCGGTCCGCGCTCATCGGTCTGCTCCGCTCCCGGCTCCCCGAGTCCGCCGTGCACACGGCCACGGCGGCCGAGCTCGTCTCTCCCGGCCGTGCGGACGGGAGGCGGGCGGGCGTCAGGACGTCCCGGGGTGACCTGGACGCCGATCTCGTGATCGGCGCCGACGGAATCGGCTCGACGGTGCGCGACACACTCTTCCCCGGCCACCCGGGGCCCTCGTACAGCGGATTCACCACCTGGCGCGTCATCGCCCCCGGGCTCGGCCGGCCCTTCAGCTCGCACGAGACGTGGGGACGGGGCGCCCTGTGGGGCAGCCACCCGATGAAGGACGGCCGGATCTACGCCTACGCCGCGGCCGCCGTCCCCGCCGGCGGGAGTGCCGTCGACGACGAGAAGGCGGAACTGCTCCGCAGGTACGGCGACTGGCACGACCCGATCCCCGGCATCATCGCCTCCGTCGGCGCCGGCCAGGTGCTGCGCCACGACGTCCACCACCTGGCGGATCCGCTGCCTGCCTTCCACCGGGGCCGCGCCGTCCTCGTCGGTGACTCGGCGCATGCCATGGCGCCCTTCCTCGGCCAAGGGGGGAACCAGGCCATCGAGGACGCCGTGGTGCTGGCCCACCACGTCGCGCCGGACGGCGACCTGGGCGCGGGCCTTGCCGCCTACAGCGCGGCCCGGGTGCCGCGCACGACCGCGATGGTCCGCAAGGCGGCGCGGGTGTCCCGGCTGACGGGACTGTCCGGCGGGCCCGCCGTCGCCCTCCGCGACGGATTGATGTCCGCGGTCTCCAGGCTGGGTCCCGGGCTCGTCCTGCGGACGTTCGACGGGATCGCCGACTGGCGGCCTCCGCAGCGCACGTATGCTGCCGGAACCGGGGACGGGCGGACGACGCGGCCGTGA
- the ung gene encoding uracil-DNA glycosylase — MTDTDLLPESWRGVLGEELQKPYFKELMDFVEEERAGGPVYPPRDQVFAALEATPYDRVKVLVLGQDPYHGEGQGHGLCFSVRPGVRTPPSLRNIYKEMNDELGLPVPDNGYLMPWAEQGVLLLNAVLTVRGGEANSHKSKGWEKFTDAVIRAVAERPDPAVFVLWGNYAQKKIPLIDQERHVVVKGAHPSPLSAKKWFGSRPFTQIDEAVAAQGHEAIDWRIPDLGLQATRPTARARA, encoded by the coding sequence GTGACCGACACCGACCTGCTGCCCGAGTCCTGGCGCGGCGTCCTCGGCGAAGAGCTGCAGAAGCCCTACTTCAAGGAGCTCATGGACTTCGTCGAGGAGGAGCGGGCCGGCGGACCGGTGTATCCGCCGCGGGATCAGGTCTTCGCCGCACTCGAGGCCACACCGTACGACCGGGTCAAGGTGCTGGTCCTCGGACAGGATCCCTACCACGGCGAGGGCCAGGGGCACGGACTGTGCTTCTCGGTGCGGCCGGGCGTCAGGACACCCCCCTCGCTCCGCAACATCTACAAGGAGATGAACGACGAGCTCGGCCTGCCCGTCCCGGACAACGGCTATCTCATGCCGTGGGCCGAGCAGGGCGTGCTGCTGCTCAACGCGGTGCTGACGGTCCGTGGCGGCGAGGCGAACTCGCACAAGTCCAAGGGCTGGGAGAAGTTCACCGACGCGGTGATCCGCGCGGTGGCCGAACGGCCCGACCCGGCGGTCTTCGTCCTCTGGGGCAACTACGCCCAGAAGAAGATCCCCCTGATCGACCAGGAGCGCCACGTGGTGGTGAAGGGCGCGCACCCCTCGCCTCTCTCCGCCAAGAAGTGGTTCGGCTCCCGCCCCTTCACGCAGATCGACGAGGCCGTCGCCGCCCAGGGCCACGAGGCCATCGACTGGCGCATCCCTGACCTGGGCCTTCAGGCGACCCGGCCGACGGCTCGGGCCCGCGCCTGA
- a CDS encoding DinB family protein — protein sequence MTTEERPEPAFDAAERQMLEGWLDYHRATLAMKCEGLTDAQLREAPVPPSAFTLLGLVRHLAENERGWFREVLAGEELPPLYSTEEDPDGEFHVTDADTWEEARTTWQAEIEAARANAAKIELDGLSVGRSGSGSPFTLRWIYTHLIEEYARHNGHADLVRERIDGATGQ from the coding sequence ATGACGACAGAAGAACGCCCCGAACCCGCCTTCGACGCCGCCGAGCGGCAGATGCTGGAGGGGTGGCTCGACTACCACCGGGCGACCCTGGCCATGAAGTGCGAGGGCCTCACCGACGCCCAGTTGCGCGAGGCGCCCGTGCCCCCGTCGGCCTTCACGCTCCTCGGCCTCGTACGGCACCTGGCCGAGAACGAGCGGGGCTGGTTCCGCGAGGTGCTCGCCGGTGAGGAGCTCCCGCCGCTCTACTCCACGGAAGAGGACCCGGACGGTGAGTTCCACGTCACCGACGCGGACACCTGGGAAGAGGCCCGCACGACCTGGCAGGCGGAGATCGAGGCCGCCCGGGCCAATGCCGCGAAGATCGAGCTCGACGGCCTTTCGGTGGGCAGAAGCGGAAGCGGCAGCCCGTTCACCCTCCGCTGGATCTACACCCACTTGATCGAGGAGTACGCCCGGCACAACGGCCACGCCGACCTCGTACGCGAACGGATCGACGGCGCCACCGGGCAATGA
- a CDS encoding Gfo/Idh/MocA family protein, which produces MKVGCIGLGDIARKAYLPVLTALPGVELHLQTRTPATLAAVAAAHRIPGERCHEDLGALLEQGLDAAFVHASTAAHAEIVERLLEAGVPTYVDKPLAYELADAERLVALAEERGVTLTVGFNRRLAPSYAQCAEHPRELILLQKNRVGLPEDPRTMVLDDFIHVVDTLRFLAPGPVSGVVVRARIVDGLMHHVVLQLSGDGFTAIGMMNRLNGSTEEILEVSGQDSKRQVLNLADVIDHKGQPTLRRRGDWVPVARQRGIEQCVLSFLDAVRAGEVLSAQDALETHRLCERVVLDALEQAS; this is translated from the coding sequence GTGAAGGTCGGCTGCATCGGGCTCGGAGACATCGCGAGGAAGGCGTATCTGCCGGTACTGACGGCCCTGCCCGGTGTCGAACTGCATCTGCAGACCCGCACCCCGGCCACGCTGGCGGCCGTCGCCGCCGCGCACCGGATCCCGGGCGAGCGGTGCCACGAGGACCTCGGCGCCCTCCTCGAGCAGGGGCTGGACGCGGCCTTCGTGCACGCGTCGACCGCGGCGCACGCGGAGATCGTCGAGCGGCTCCTGGAAGCGGGCGTCCCCACCTACGTCGACAAGCCACTGGCGTACGAACTCGCCGATGCCGAGCGGCTGGTGGCCCTGGCCGAGGAGCGCGGCGTCACACTCACCGTCGGCTTCAACCGCAGGCTCGCCCCGTCCTACGCCCAGTGCGCCGAGCACCCCCGTGAGCTGATCCTCCTGCAGAAGAACCGGGTGGGGCTGCCCGAGGATCCGCGCACCATGGTGCTCGACGACTTCATCCACGTCGTCGACACGCTCCGCTTCCTGGCCCCCGGCCCCGTGTCGGGCGTCGTCGTGCGCGCGCGGATCGTCGACGGGCTCATGCACCACGTGGTGCTGCAGTTGTCCGGCGACGGATTCACCGCCATCGGGATGATGAACCGGCTCAACGGGTCGACCGAGGAGATCCTCGAGGTCTCCGGCCAGGACTCCAAACGGCAGGTGCTCAACCTCGCCGACGTCATCGACCACAAGGGCCAGCCGACCCTGCGGCGGCGTGGTGACTGGGTGCCGGTCGCCCGTCAGCGCGGTATCGAGCAGTGCGTCCTGTCCTTCCTGGACGCGGTGCGGGCCGGCGAGGTGCTCAGCGCGCAGGACGCTCTGGAGACCCACCGGCTGTGCGAACGGGTGGTCCTGGACGCACTGGAACAGGCTTCCTGA
- a CDS encoding HipA family kinase has translation MLKEVTATRYVTPLREGGSLPGIVEADDLGTYVMKFTGAGQGRKTLVAEVICGELGRRLGLRVPELVTIQLDPVIGLAEPDQEVQELLKASGGLNLGMDYLPGSLGFDPLAYEVDPVEAGRVVWFDALINNVDRSWRNPNMLVWHGDVWLIDHGATMIWHHNWPGAQASAAKPYNASDHVLAAFAPDIASAAAELAPLVTEELLTEVIAQVPDEWLAGEPGFATTDLLRRAYAEPLLARAGSIHERITVGEPTPAQPSRAPGWLTEHAAPWPHPTKKDRDAQAAAGRDSKDGGR, from the coding sequence ATGCTGAAAGAAGTCACCGCGACCCGCTACGTGACACCCCTGCGGGAGGGCGGCTCGCTCCCGGGCATCGTCGAGGCCGACGACCTGGGCACGTACGTCATGAAGTTCACCGGAGCGGGCCAGGGACGCAAGACCCTGGTCGCCGAGGTCATCTGCGGGGAGCTCGGCAGGCGGCTGGGGCTGCGTGTGCCCGAGTTGGTGACCATCCAGCTCGACCCCGTCATCGGGCTCGCGGAGCCGGACCAGGAGGTGCAGGAGCTGCTCAAGGCCAGCGGCGGCCTCAACCTCGGGATGGACTACCTCCCGGGCTCACTGGGTTTCGACCCGCTCGCCTACGAGGTGGACCCGGTCGAGGCCGGTCGCGTCGTCTGGTTCGACGCACTGATCAACAACGTCGACCGGTCGTGGCGCAACCCGAACATGCTCGTCTGGCACGGCGACGTGTGGCTGATCGACCACGGCGCCACCATGATCTGGCACCACAACTGGCCGGGCGCGCAGGCTTCCGCGGCCAAGCCGTACAACGCCTCCGACCACGTCCTGGCCGCCTTCGCCCCGGACATCGCGTCCGCCGCCGCCGAACTCGCGCCCCTCGTCACGGAGGAACTGCTCACCGAGGTGATCGCGCAGGTTCCCGACGAGTGGCTGGCCGGCGAGCCCGGCTTCGCGACCACGGATCTGCTGCGGCGCGCCTATGCGGAGCCCCTGCTGGCCCGGGCCGGCAGCATCCACGAGCGGATCACCGTGGGGGAGCCGACCCCGGCGCAGCCCTCCCGGGCCCCGGGCTGGCTCACGGAGCACGCGGCCCCGTGGCCGCATCCCACGAAGAAGGACCGCGACGCACAGGCGGCCGCAGGACGAGACAGCAAGGACGGCGGCCGATGA